One genomic region from Chthoniobacterales bacterium encodes:
- a CDS encoding histidinol-phosphatase has product CHCPLPDGISADVRMSPAEFPVYVDLVARAREEWAGRVDVRLGLESDYYPGVEPWLEKLHARVPLHHVLGSVHYHVPEYRARHNTGDAFAYQQLYYEHLAEAAETGLYDTLAHPDLIKNDAPAAWHLPRILPFIARSLDRIAATGVAMELNTSGLDKALSEMNPGPVQLALMHERGIPVVIGADAHRPGRVGDRYPAALGFLREAGYTEVSFFLDRQRQTVPIDIALASLRVPKDASLAG; this is encoded by the coding sequence CCTGCCACTGCCCGCTGCCGGACGGCATTTCCGCCGATGTCCGCATGTCGCCCGCGGAATTTCCCGTTTACGTCGACCTCGTCGCCCGCGCCCGGGAAGAATGGGCCGGCCGGGTGGACGTGCGCCTCGGCCTCGAGAGCGATTACTACCCCGGCGTCGAGCCGTGGCTGGAAAAACTCCACGCCCGCGTGCCGCTTCACCACGTCCTCGGCAGCGTCCACTATCACGTGCCGGAATACCGCGCCCGACACAACACGGGCGACGCATTCGCCTACCAGCAGCTTTACTACGAGCACCTCGCCGAGGCGGCCGAGACCGGCCTCTACGACACGCTCGCGCATCCCGATCTCATCAAGAACGACGCCCCCGCGGCGTGGCACCTCCCCCGCATTCTTCCCTTCATCGCCCGCTCCCTCGACCGCATCGCCGCCACCGGCGTGGCCATGGAGCTGAACACCAGCGGCCTCGACAAGGCGCTCTCCGAGATGAATCCCGGTCCGGTGCAGCTCGCGCTCATGCACGAGCGCGGCATTCCCGTCGTGATCGGCGCGGACGCCCATCGCCCCGGCCGCGTCGGCGACCGCTACCCCGCTGCGCTCGGTTTCCTGCGCGAGGCCGGTTACACCGAGGTCAGCTTCTTCCTCGATCGCCAGCGCCAGACGGTGCCGATCGACATCGCCCTCGCCTCGCTGCGGGTTCCAAAAGACGCCTCACTCGCTGGCTAG
- a CDS encoding MFS transporter has protein sequence MPGCWIESHVPARLDRLPWSRWHWFIVVALGATWILDGLEVTLAGALGGILTHPGALGFTETQVGGSATAYLVGAVAGALFFGYLTDRLGRKRLFFVTVGVYLGATALSAFAWDFPSYLLFRFLTGAGIGGEYAAINSAIDELIPARFRGRVALFINSTYWIGAAMGAGATIWLLDPALVPVWLGWRLAFGIGAVLGLGVLLLRAWVPESPRWLLIHGRRPEAEATVAAVEEIVGRTRGALPLPEGNPIRIRQRTHTPWREIWRAAVVEHPRHTLLGFSLMVSQAFFYNAIFFTYALVLMRFYEVPAQNVGLYLLPFALGNVLGPFVLGHLFDTVGRKPMIVATYALSGLLLAATGFLFQAGLLTSITQTLAWSVIFFFASAAASSAYLTVSEIFPLEIRAMAIAAFYALGTLIGGALAPLLFGYLIGTGSASAVLAGYLFGAILMLAAAGMEAWIGVKAEGRSLESIAPPLSTRE, from the coding sequence ATGCCCGGCTGCTGGATCGAGTCCCACGTGCCCGCGCGGCTCGACCGGCTCCCGTGGAGTCGCTGGCACTGGTTCATCGTCGTCGCCCTCGGCGCCACGTGGATCCTCGACGGCCTCGAGGTCACCCTCGCCGGCGCTCTGGGCGGGATTCTCACCCACCCCGGCGCACTCGGCTTTACCGAGACGCAGGTGGGCGGCAGCGCCACCGCCTACCTCGTGGGCGCCGTCGCGGGCGCGCTCTTCTTCGGCTATCTCACGGACCGCCTCGGCCGCAAACGCCTTTTCTTCGTCACCGTCGGCGTTTATCTCGGGGCCACCGCTCTGTCCGCCTTCGCCTGGGACTTCCCCAGCTATCTTCTCTTTCGCTTTCTCACCGGCGCCGGCATCGGCGGGGAATACGCCGCCATCAACTCCGCGATCGACGAACTGATTCCCGCCCGGTTTCGAGGCCGGGTCGCCCTTTTCATCAACTCGACCTACTGGATCGGCGCCGCCATGGGCGCCGGCGCCACGATCTGGCTGCTCGATCCCGCCCTCGTGCCCGTCTGGCTCGGCTGGAGGCTCGCCTTCGGCATCGGTGCCGTCCTCGGGCTCGGCGTGCTCCTTCTGCGCGCCTGGGTGCCGGAAAGCCCGCGCTGGCTGCTCATTCACGGTCGCAGGCCCGAGGCCGAGGCCACCGTTGCCGCCGTCGAGGAAATCGTCGGCCGCACCCGCGGAGCGCTGCCGCTGCCCGAGGGCAATCCGATCCGCATTCGCCAGCGCACCCACACCCCGTGGCGCGAAATCTGGCGCGCCGCCGTCGTCGAGCACCCGCGCCACACCCTGCTCGGGTTCTCGCTCATGGTGTCGCAGGCGTTTTTCTACAACGCCATCTTCTTCACCTACGCCCTCGTGCTCATGCGCTTCTACGAGGTCCCCGCGCAGAATGTCGGCCTCTACCTCCTGCCCTTTGCGCTCGGCAACGTCCTTGGCCCCTTCGTGCTCGGCCACCTTTTCGACACCGTCGGCCGCAAGCCAATGATCGTCGCCACCTACGCCCTCTCGGGCCTGCTGCTCGCCGCGACCGGCTTTCTCTTCCAGGCCGGCCTGCTCACCAGCATCACCCAGACGCTGGCATGGAGCGTCATCTTTTTCTTCGCTTCGGCTGCGGCAAGCTCTGCCTACCTCACCGTCAGCGAGATTTTTCCTCTCGAGATTCGCGCCATGGCCATCGCTGCCTTCTACGCCCTCGGCACGCTCATCGGCGGCGCCCTCGCGCCCCTGCTCTTCGGCTACCTCATCGGCACCGGCTCCGCATCGGCCGTGCTGGCCGGTTACCTCTTCGGCGCCATCCTCATGCTCGCCGCCGCCGGCATGGAGGCCTGGATCGGCGTCAAAGCCGAAGGTCGCTCGCTGGAATCCATCGCGCCCCCGCTCTCCACACGGGAGTAG